From Aegilops tauschii subsp. strangulata cultivar AL8/78 chromosome 5, Aet v6.0, whole genome shotgun sequence:
tgggcatagatggaatcttgtgcacgtccaccaccaagtccttgcttccggtcatatgatttgtagctccattatcgagcaaccatgatcccccactggaagcaaacacctacaagagatcaatgcttggttttaggtacccattttgtaatgggtcctttgatgttagtaacaagggtcttaggaacccaaatagaccattcaatatactcatgaggagaaccaacaaatttggcataaacatgcccatcactagcacggcacaaaacataagaagggttaaagtcgccggctttgttggaaggggtggcctTGTcgttcttgacaccaccacccttcacattgttcttcttctccttggaagcaccctttCCCTCCTTTACAAAGGTTTgcttgagagggggaggtcgttGGGTCtcgtcattcttcttcttgttcttgggcatgggtgcgaacccaattccttccttgcccacaacttccttttgattgctcaaaaggtcgttgaggttcttctcaccttgaatgcacgacacaaggcctttctcaagttgctccttcaacttagcattctcctcaacaagatgcacatgctcacaacaagggttagtagcatttgcattatcaattaacaccatatgaggaaaggtggctttctccttggttagcttcacttggagttgatcatgagactccttgaggctagcatgaatacctttcaaggccttgtgagccttgtcaagtatatcaaactcctccttgtgtctagcaagatcaaccccaagtttggctttctcggaattgagcacacgagaaacaacaagagcaggatcaagatctttctttgacttagcatgatcatcgttgtgtgactcctcaagagccaaacgaagaacacgctcttcctcaagagcattggaaagatccgagatctcgtcggcatagtcacgactatgcccgtccatcttagagatggtatcttcgtgatcctcgatcatgtcattggcttcaccaagttgttccaagagggcaacgaagtgcttcttggatttacccttgagtttacccataaaggtgtcaaactcattctcctccacatttgttccctcatgttcatcaatgccatccgtcaaagaaggatgattaatgatggtagttttcatgttgggggttaccttgttggtggctttagccatgaggcacttggaggtgatgctctcattgggtgagtcgaagagagacacccgtggagtcgtcgcaatggcaacggaggccatggcaatcgactcaccatcttcatcatcatcatcatcctcattgtactcttcttgtaccaccaatgtcttgggaggagtcttcttggtgaagttgctcttgttggggaaagacttggccttgtccttccggatgagcttgccaccattgtcttccctcttctcataagggcactccgcaacaaagtggctcacattgccacaattaaagcaagtcctcactcgttgcttgccctttgcgccacttgaattgttcttgttgaagttgggccttgtgttcttcttgctccaaaattgccttgaagcaagagccatgtgttcattataggcatacttcgtatcttcgaggttgctctcctcttcttcctcttcatcctcttcctccatactaaccttggcctttagtgcaaggttgggcttctttactcttcgAGAGCGTAGTACCGCATtatcggcggtcttgtccaagatgctcatagcaacgaactcatccaacacttcacttgaggacaaggtgtggaagtccggtctttgacgaatgacggaggacatggctttgtggtagggcatcattgccttgaggaatttgcgtttgatccaattgtcatccgtgtccttacttccatgatctcggagtgagaccgcgagctTGGTTACCCTCCGATAAAGCTtgcgaggttcttcatcttctttcattgcaaactcatcggcttcatcttgcaccacttcatagttggagcgttgaatgcttgcgcttccctggtagagggaaacaacttggtgccaagcatctttggccatggagttgggccggagatgaggaagatcttcgggtgggattgcttcttggatgatgaagagagcattctcatttaattgattatccacggcttctctaggagtgaagttgcttcggtcatgcggatagaaaccttcttcaatgattctccaaaggttagtgttcacatgatttaaatgacgcttaaagcgatagacccaagaatcaaattccacattcttctcaatcttaggggccgggccggcatgattcaaatgagtggaaggaagcggtccaccatagacaagtggaggttccacatgggcaaagatgcaggtgccatttttaccactagaagaaggagctttctcgctagtagcttcccccttgtcagaggtagcatccgtcaccttgttagcgggatcacccactttcaacggtgcagtggaaagtttaagcccttctatgaatttattaaacatgctttcgacctcggtcgtcatggaggttttcaatgtgtccaatgccacattgaattcctgacgagagaccgcggttcccccatctcccgtagacgagaccggattcgcaccggagtgctcctccataCCGTCTAcaacgtcaaccatactcttcgggcGGTAAATTCCTTAATcaagagacgaggctctaataccaattgaaaggatcgatattgttgactagaggggggtgaataggcaactaacaatttttagcatttctttaccaatttaaactttgcatcaaagtaggttgtctagatatgcaactaggtgagcaacctatatgatgcaacaacaacaagcacacgaGCAAGCAAGGAATATatcacaaataagcttgcacaagtaaaggcatgAAATAACCAAGAGTgaagccggtgaagacgaggatgtgttacctaagttccttccctttgaggggaagtacgtctccgttggaacggtgtggaggcacaatgatcctcaagaagccactaggtccaccgtattctcctcacgccctcacacaatgcgagatgccgtgattccactattggtgcccttggaggcggcgaccgaacctttacaaacaaggttggggcaatctccacaacttaattggaggctcccaacgacaccacgaagcttcaccacaatgaactatggctccgcggtgacctcaaccgtctagggtgctcaaacacccaagagtaacaagatccgctagggattagtgggggaatcaaatttctcttggtggaagtgtagatcggggccttctcaaccaatcccgagcaaatcaacaagtttgattggctagggagagagatcgggcgaaaatggagcttggagcaacaatggagcttttgggggaagaggtgagtcaactttggagaagaagaccccttttatagaggggggaacaatccaaccgttacccccctaaacagccccgcagagggcggtactaccgctccccctcgcggtacagCCGTGTAGTCTGGGAGGGCTGGCGAGAGAGCAGGAGTTGTACCCAAtgcggtactgccgcggtggtagggcggtactaccgctcatgagcggcacTACCGCTCTACTGCCGCTACTTAGTgccgcacaatccgacacgagaagcgaccccctcgagtcgacgcggtaggaGCCTGGTACCGCGGCGGTACTACGGCTGAGGACccaccggcggtactaccgctgccgaGCGGTACTGCCACCTGTGactcctaagcggtactaccgctgggcaccgcggtactaccgctgggaccaaacGAAGCACATAGGAAGGGGAATGAGCTCTCCAttgaagcggaaaggctcagagggtgtgaaaaggatgtgtacgtgttgattccaccctagccttaccaaagcggaccccctcttgataatacggtgactcctacggaactagttcaccaaaatagaaacaaaagagctacaccgtcttgaataacactccgaggggaaagaaatcgtctcgtgccaaaggatgaatctctgaaaagctcaaagcacatgattagtccgcaaacatgttgttatcaatcaccaaaactacatctagagagatatgccttaacaaCCACTATTCACTGCTACTCGTAAATGAAGAATGAAAGTTAAAAGAAGGAGAAAAGGGAATGCTTCCCGCTTTAGTATAGTTACTTATTTGTTTTGTTCTCGTTTTTTCTTTCTTAAAATATGTGTGAGGTAGATTTTTTTAATAATACTCCAAAATTACCGGAACAACTGGGATACCAAAATTAGTTAAAACTATGATGTTTATTTGAGTTAAACACCTCACAAGATTTTTAACTATGATTTTTCCTATAATACTATAGGCTAAGAAACTCAAAAAAGAGAAAACATCTATGGAGAGTCTAAGTTGGCACTTGTATTCCATGTGAAAATAAACATAAATCTAAGCAGAGCCGGTAATATTCTTCGTCGATTCCTTTTGAGAAAAAAACACATAATGGTAACTAATCGGCTGAAAAACCAATCGACGACTGTGTCGGTTGAGAAAACCTTTTTTTGTTTCTGTGAAGTGGCCCAGTCTACTCGCTCGGTTGTGGTTTCCCTTACCCTTTATCAACCAGGTCGTTCTAAAACCTTAGCTTCTCTTATGGTGCGTGACGATTTTCCTCCCGTGTCGGTTGTCCCGAAAAAGGATCAGGAGGCGGATGAGAAGCTATTGAAGAAAGCAGAGGCAGGAGTCGAAGCAGCCGCAATCGGCAGTGGAGGAAGGGGGGGTCAATCATCTCTACGCAAAGAACAGCGTGTACGACCCAAAATAGAGGGAATGCATATACACCCACTTCGCCTTCATCCCGAGACTCGATCTCGACAAGGAGTATAAGCCCCCGTTTCCCCGCCAATTTTGACCCCAATGGTCGGCCCAACAACACTATTTTTGGAAAGCTGGAAACCTTTCGCATGGTTCTGGGAAGATCGACCAGTTATTTCCTATTTTCCTGTATTTTAAATCTGTTTTCTTTTGGTTTTActgtttctttctcttttttgttcTCATTATCCATTTTACATGTTTTCTTTTTAAAGTTCATGACCTTTTTTAATGTGTGATGAACATTTTGAGAAAATAAGTAAAGTATTGTGTTCATATATACATTTATAGGACTTCAAAATATAACAAAAACCCATAAAAATATAGCAAAGGATAGTAAAATTGTCAGGTTGTGTATATAAATAAACCGCTGagaaaaaaacaagaaaaaatgTTCGTTTGAGCTAGGGTCACTGAAAGGCGATGAGCCTGGCCCATATAGGGGCCGTGGACCGGCGGACAAGAGCGGAGGTGCTCAGCGAGACAGACTCTATTTACATCATGCTCGTTTACCGCATCAAGCGCCGAGCGCGTCTCCATTAGTGCAACACAGGCTTGTTGCAAAACTATTTCTGCAACACATGTCTTGCTGCAGAATTTTTTGCAACAATAGTTTTGTTGCAACTGAGTTTTGTTGTAATTTTTCTTTATGCAACTGAGGTCTTGTTGCATAAATATTTTGCAAGAGAAGTTTTGTTGGAAACGTAGACCTGTTGTAGAACATTGCAACACTGCATATATTTCGGAAGCATAGCTCCGGTTGCAGAAGCGAGTTCAACGTATGATGGTATGCGGGCCCTCACTTGGACGCGCAGGGAAGGTGGCGGACGTGGCCGTTGTGATCCGCCGGGTGATGACAAGTGTTTCCCGAAGAAAATTATAACATGCTCAGAATGGAAGCCGAGTAGGCCACATAATTTTGGGCATAAAAAAGGCCGAAAACAGAAGAATAAAAATGAAAGGCAAAAAGTGGAAAGCGGGGTATTACGCGACCATGGTGGATTTGACGACTTTTGTGTTTTGCGGGAAGTATTTGACGACTTGTAACGATCTTATCATCCTCGGTTTATTTGTAGTTTCTTTAGCGTTATTTGTAGTTTTCTTGTCCCTACCGTACACGGGAGAACAATGTACCATGCATGAGGATCACACGAGACCTGAAGAAATGTTgcagagagagaaagagaagaGTATCTGGATAACGGGtgtttattttaatttttttcaaAACAGAGGCAAAGTTTTGCCTTATCGATTAATTAAGAAGAAAAGAATTGCCCAATTAATTTACGGAAAACCGGGCGAAAACCAATACAATGAAGCACGGACTAACTCCTCAAATGGCAAGAAACCCCACAACAGCACATGCGGTCCCTCCCAGACTCTCTGAATACACAACATCCACAAACCCCGACATTGCTACTACGCCAAGAGACCCTCGACAAGAACAGCTCGACACAAGACATCAGGCCCTCCCAACCATCAACGACAACCCAATCAAAGCGGACAGGCCGACAGATCGAATGTCATCCATCAAGCAGCGAGAGACGCCTTGCCCATGGCGCCACTCTTTCCTTTGCCCACCTTCTTTTGTTTGCCCCTTATTGGTGTCCCTGTCAAGAGGCAAGCAATCGACCTACCCAAACCAGGTCTAGCAACCTCCACACTAGCGAGTAAGTCACAAAGTTCCTTCGCAAAGAGAGCATCTGGATTTGGAGTAGGTGCCAACACACTTGGCTCAATAATCATGTCACTCACAGGCATCACCTGCTCCATGGTCACAAACGAGGGAACATCAGCAACATTCAAAACTCCGTGCTCCATGACACCAAGGGGTCGACTGGTTGACACCTGACATCCAATGGACTTAGGAGATCGAGAGATTGAAACATCCAAAACACGTGTTTATTTGATTGCCTGGATAACGCGTGCTAATACTAGTTTGGTTGAAGGAAAAATACGCCATAATGATGCCCTGCTCCAGTTTGCACCAGGTAAACCCGCGAACCCAAACTTGCTCGCCTTCTGCATTTCCCTGCAGCAGACGATCGGCGGAAACTAGATCGGCAGATTGATCCGTAGCCACCCACGAACTCTCCAGCTGCCAAGCTGCCGTGCGCAGTTTGCAGAGTTGGAGAGGAGATCCTTTGGCCTCTGCCACCCACCCGGCACGTACGTAGCCAAATTGGTCGCTGTTGATTTGGCCTGTGCGTGTGTGCGTACGTGCGGTCGCCTCCGGTGATGTGTTGTGGGCGCCCGACGACCTGGGGCAGGCCGCATCCGGCGTAGTCCGGTCCAGCCGTGCAGGAGGTGTGATTCGGACTTGTCGCACGTAACGTCGCCCGAGTTATCGTGCCGACGTCGACCGCTGGAGGCGCCGACCGGCGAGCTGGATCCTTGAGCAGCAGCAGCACACCGCTGTCGTGTCATGCGCCTGGCGTCGTGGAGGCATCCTAAAACTCACACGTACAGCTTCTGTAGAACCGTGCTCCCAGTGTTACTGAGATACGGATGGATCGATCGAACGTTGTATTTCCATCTTGTCGACACGGCTGCACAGACATATCAGGCGTTCGGTTTGAATTGAAGCACGGACAGGGGTTACCTGTACTACGTCTACGTGACATGATAAGGCGGCAGCGCATACATCAGTCGCTACCGTGGCTCCGGAACGTGGCTCCATGGCATGACAGCGGAGCACCGAACAATCATCCATTCCAACGGGATATTCAGTGCACGTGTACTATGGAGGCCAGAGTGAAAAGGAGAATTGGAACTTTCTCGTACCTAGTTCACTTTGGCTTTCGGGCAGGAATTGGCCGGCAAAACCATGCCTGCTTCGATGATTTGACGCCATGCATGCAGCGGTGGCGCGCAGACGTGAGGGCATGTGTACATACTGCTCCTGCTACTTGAACAGATCAAGGCGTGAAGCTCGTAACGTGTACTCCTTCCACACATACATTCAAATCACCATCAGACAACTCGTCCGATCGATTGCTCATGATACGACAGCAACTACTCACTCCCGAGACGCTACGCGACGTGATTCGCCGGTTCAGTTAGGCTTGCTGACCGCAGATACTACCACGACTCCACCTGTAACAAGAAAGATTCGACCAGCCCCGCCACGAACACGGGAACCGCAACGGGGCACCGACGAGCCAGGCAAGCCGGCCTGCGCGGATCGGGAAACATGGCCCTTCCGGGCGGTGGCGCGACGGGCCACCCCGGCGAGAGCGATCGCGTCTTGCCCGGATCAGCCAGCAATAATGCCGATCGGCCACTCGTACCCGCCAATGATGAGTAATCGCAACTGCGACAGGGACCAACTCCAGGTAACGCACTTCACGGTCGCATCCCGGGGAGGCGCCACCCGCGGCGGCGCACCTGCCATTGCGGGCGTGCATTCATAGGGAAACGACATCGATTTACCCTTCTCACGTTCCCCCCTGGCGGCCGGGCTCGTCCAGACCTCGCCGGCGCCGAGGGTCACCGCGGCTGCGGACTGCGGCGGCAGGACCTGCCACGGGGAGAAATTTCAGCGCGGGGCACGTCATGGCGTGCGCGGCAAATACAAAATTGCTCGGTCGTGTTGACCGTTGAGTATGTCGACATGTCTGGCCTCCCTGGATAAGAGCGCGCCGTGCAGCTGCATGCCCGTCGCCGTCAGCGTCGGGGGCTCGGGCGACCGAGCGCCGGCAGGTGGCCACGTCCGACCACCAAGCGCGCCCAGCTCTTGGGCTGCCCATGAGCTGGTTCCACGGGGGGGCGCGATCGTACGTGGCACGGGCCAGGGGTGCGCGTCAGCGTCGACGGCTGCCCCGGCAGGAGTCTTTATTAGGTTCTCGCCCCGCGATCGTGCCTGTCTGGACGCCACATCGACCCACATGCGTCAATCATTACTACAATCTTTTTAAACCAGTGGTGCTTCTATATTTTTAGGAAGATCAGTACGATCTTTTTGAAGTTTTTTTAGTGGTGTGGGGCTTCGTTTTGGGGATAGCCATGAAAATGGTCACGTAGGACAAGTAATTCGAGTAGTATTTCTGTATGTATCTGACGTGGCGGCGTGATACGACTTGTCAGAGCTGAAGCTTCTCTCGCTCGGTCGCTCGGACACTTGGACCTGCCGCATGCATTATTTGCTTTCGTTTTCGAACTTGTCTGGCCATGCATTTTCAAAACTGTAAATCACGTGGTGAACTCGCCTGCCAAGTTTCCAATCGAACAGCAGTGTCGTGTTCCCGCGCCTATAACAACAGCCAAACTTTTTGGACACCACATCACACCTCAAGAAGCAACCAAGAAACGCGCGCGGCTGGGTGCAGATCATCGACGGCGGAACGAAACGAAAGCAGCCCATAACGATCTCTTCGACTCGACCGGCCATGGACCCGCGGTGCAGCGGCCACTGGGAGAGCTCGTCGGAGGACGTGACGAGGTCGCTGCTGCCCCTGCACGACATCACGGCGGACGGCGGCGCCCACCGCCCCCCCTGCTCGCCGCTCGTCGCGTCGCTGCTCGCCAACAGGTACCTGTCGATCGCGGCCGGCCCGCTGGCCGCCGCGCTGATCTGCGCGCTCGTCGACCTGGGCCCCGGGCACGCGGCGGCGCGCAACATGCTCGGCGTGCTGGCGTGGGTGTTCATCTGGTGGATCACCGACGCCGTGCCGCTGGCCGTCGCGTCCATGGCGCCGCTCTTCCTCTTCCCCGTCTTCGGCGTCTCCTCCGCCGACGCCGTCGCCAAGGCCTACATGGACGACGTCATCTCCCTCGTGCTCGGCAGCTTCATCCTCGCCCTCGCCATCGAGCACTACAACATCCACCGCCGCCTCGCGCTCAACGTACGTTCATGGAGTCCTAGCAATTGATTCTTCCTGCTCGATCTCAGCGTACTGACATCGTGCGGCCCGCGCGCAGATCACGTCGCTCTTCTGCGGGGACCCGGTGAAACCGGCGCTGCTGCTGCTGGGCATCTGCGGCACCACCATGTTCGTCAGCATGTGGATCCACAACACGCCCTGCACCGTCATGATGATGCCGGTGGCCACGGGGATCCTGCAGAGGCTCCCCGGCGACGCGGCCGCCGGCGCCGACGCGCGCGAGTTCAGGCGGTTCTCCAAGGCGGTGGTGCTCGGCGTCGTGTACGCGTCGGCGATCGGCGGGATGGCCACGCTCACCGGCACGGGCGCCAACATCATCCTGGTGGGGATGTGGTCCACCTACTTCCCGGAGCAGGAGCCCATCACCTTCAGCTCCTGGATGTCCTTCGGCCTCCCCATGTCGCTCGTGCTCTTCGCCGCGCTCTGGGCCACGCTCTGCCTCATGTTCTGCTCCGACAACACCGGCAGGGCGCTCTCCGCTTACCTTGACCGCACCCATCTCAGGAGGGAGCTCAGCTTGCTTGGTACGTACCTTATCTTTCTTGCTCTCTCCTTCTCTGCGCACTTGAGGAAAATGACTGCTGTAGTATTCATTTAAACGAACTCTTGGTCAAACATTTCGTGGGCTCGGATAAAATTGAATGAACCACATTTTCCCTTTGGCACCCGTTGAAATTCTAGCGTTTAGTTATCTGATGGGGATCTTTGTGACAGGTCCAATGGCTTTTGCAGAGAAGATggttcttgccgtcttcggggtaAGTCTGCACATTTTCTAGCCTTTTTCTTCCCTGAACCTAGAAACAGAGTGTTATTGCAACAGAACTGAATGGATCAACGGCTGATTTCATGCAGGGCCTTATTGTCCTGTGGATGACGAGGAGCATCACAGACGACATCCCTGGGTGGTCGGTCCTCTTCCACGGCAATGTCGGGGACGGAACAGTCACTGTAAGTGCACCAAGAATCATCTCATCTGATCATTTTTCAGAGACAATCAATCTGTCACGTGAACTCACTCGACGGCGGGGCACCATCTTGATCGCAATGCAGATCATGATGGCGACGCTGCTCTTCATAATCCCGAGCGGCAAGAGCGACGGCGAGAAGCTCATGGACTGGGGCAAGTGCCGGCGGCTGCAGTGGCacatcgtcctcctcctcggcgccGGGTTCGCCATCGCCGACGGCTTCAAAGCGAGCGGCCTGACGGACATCCTCGCCGGGTGGCTGGGCTTCCTGCggggcgcgccggcgctggccgTCGCGCCCGTGGCGTGCGCCTTCAGCGGCCTCCTCACGGAGTTCACCTCCGACGACGCCACCACCACGCTGGTGCTGCCGCTGCTGGCGGAGCTGGGCAGGACCATCGGCGTGCACCCGCTGCTGCTCATGGTGCCCGGCGCCGTCGGCGCGCAGCTCTCCTACCTGCTGCCCACCGGGTCGCCCGGCAACTCCGTCGGCTTCAGCACCGGCTACGTCACCATCAAGGACATGGTGGTCACCGGCATGCCCATCAAAATCGTCGGCGTCGCCGCTCTCACGGTCCTGCTGCCAACGCTAGGTAAGTTTACAGCTGCTGTGCAACCAGGAATTCAGACTCTGAAACAAAATAATCTGCACCCTAGTACCCTTACTCTGGTACTGAATCCTCTTCTGCTCTGCAGGTGTTGCGGTTTTTGGCATGGATCAGAAGGTGTAGGAATCTCGTACTGGAAGTTCAGTTGGATTTTTTGAACATTTCAATCTGTAGACTGTAggttactagtagtagtatctaGTAGGAGGATATTGAGGTTGTTGTACAGTGTATAGTCAGTGGTATAGATAAGGCGATTGTGCAGTCTGCAGTTGATCTATACCCAACTCTACCATGTGGTTTCAGAAAAGAGAATGTGCACCAGATGAAAACGGAAGGATGAAGGAGTTCGGTATATTCACATGGAAATGGAACCGCTTGATACAAATTTTACATGCCGTCTCGtagataaagaaaagaatatgatcccATATCGTTCAGGAGGCACACTCTGTATGCACACATAATTCCACTATGAGGACCAGGATCGTATGATTGCACCACCTATAAACAATTGCATGATGAGTAGCAAGTCGCAGAACGTCCCAAGCAATGCCTTTATTATTACTATTGACACCTTTCCCTGTCATCTTATCGCTCCCGGTGATGATGGACCGGAACATTCGACATGATATCCTGCTGCCCATTGCAATCGTGGTTAATAAGATACGACACGATTTGATACTAACACAGGGGCGAACCCACGTTAACCCACCAGGTAGCACAGGGTAAAAAACTCTTTTACCTTATAAGTATAGAGCCCATATACGATGGGACACCCCTAATTTTCCTAGAAAGACACCCGTACATCACACAAGTGCAGCCTAGTTGTAGCAGCGTGTGACGCTGTATCGATTGAGGAAGCCACGAAGGCCCAGTCCAGCCTGTCCAGGATAGGAGCAGTACATTGATCGATACTTGCCTTCGGCCCTCCGGCCCTTCGCCTCACCTGTTCTCGACTTTGCGCTTCGTGCCCTTGTTCTTTCGCCTTCCTCTGTATCCCCGTACGTCGGACACGCCGCCTATTCTGCAGAGCGCGGCAAGTCGCCGAATCAGTGGAGAAAAGAAGGCACAGGTATGCCGCATCAGACCCAGGCCTGATCAGACCCCCAATTCGACGTGCCTCTGCGGCTTTGCCTCAGCTTTTTGTAAATCTTACTCTAATTATTGCTTTGTCTCTCTAACCCTAGGGAATTAGGGGTACTGCCGTACTGGATATTACTAGAGATTTTGACTGTATTGGGTAATTGAACTATTTGAGATAATTGTGCACCAAGTGGAGACCAATATTGCAAAATTCTAGGACGGCTGGAAGCATCGGCACCATGTCAAGTATGTTTTATACTACAACCCGTGCAATTCTAATTCAAGTATTATGTACGTACACATGATTCATAGTTCTTTTCTTTCATGCAAATTTTAATTATCTGAATAAATTGCAAAATTTAAGGAGAAGCTCAGTTTATGGAAAGGTTTCTAAAAAAGAGGAGAACCTCAGTGCAAGATGAAAATGTTGGTCCGTCACACGAACATAATCAGAACGATGGCTCAGTTCCGCCACCATCGGATGGACAAATTGATGCATCACCACATGAACAGACTGATGTTCCAGCCCCGCCATCACCACATGGACAAAATGATGCCTCCACACATGAACCTAGTTCTGCCAATACTACAAGGAATTCATCTCAAGTTGAAGAGATCAATTGGGAAGAAGAAATTCAGTTTGATCCAGGTAAAAGGAGAAGCATAGATGAGTACCATCCCAATCAGAGAGATATGGTAAGAAGGAAGTATTTGGCCAATGGCCCTTGTCAACCTCGTACTGCTGATTTTGAAGTGACAGAAATATGTGGTAAAGATAGAAGGTTCGTTCGGGAATGGTTTGATGAGTTTGGGAGCTGGCTTGAGTATAGTGAGTCCAAACGAAAAGCATATTGTTTTTGTTGTTTCTTGTTTAGACCGCGCAAGAAGAAAGAAGCCGGATATGATGCATTTGTTGCAAATGGTTGGTCAAGTTGTAATAAAAAATATAGATTAAAGGAGCATGTAGGAGACATCAATAGTGCTCACAACCAAGCAAAAAGAGATTGTGATGCTTTGCTGAAACAAAAGCAACACATCTATGTTGCTCTAAACAACCAAAGTAATGTTGAGAGGAATGCTTATTGTACTCGACTAAATGCGTCAATTGATGTTACTAGAGTGTTACTGAAGCAAGGGTTGCCTTTCCGTGGCCACGATGAGTCTGACGGGTCTCTCAA
This genomic window contains:
- the LOC109783365 gene encoding tonoplast dicarboxylate transporter gives rise to the protein MDPRCSGHWESSSEDVTRSLLPLHDITADGGAHRPPCSPLVASLLANRYLSIAAGPLAAALICALVDLGPGHAAARNMLGVLAWVFIWWITDAVPLAVASMAPLFLFPVFGVSSADAVAKAYMDDVISLVLGSFILALAIEHYNIHRRLALNITSLFCGDPVKPALLLLGICGTTMFVSMWIHNTPCTVMMMPVATGILQRLPGDAAAGADAREFRRFSKAVVLGVVYASAIGGMATLTGTGANIILVGMWSTYFPEQEPITFSSWMSFGLPMSLVLFAALWATLCLMFCSDNTGRALSAYLDRTHLRRELSLLGPMAFAEKMVLAVFGGLIVLWMTRSITDDIPGWSVLFHGNVGDGTVTIMMATLLFIIPSGKSDGEKLMDWGKCRRLQWHIVLLLGAGFAIADGFKASGLTDILAGWLGFLRGAPALAVAPVACAFSGLLTEFTSDDATTTLVLPLLAELGRTIGVHPLLLMVPGAVGAQLSYLLPTGSPGNSVGFSTGYVTIKDMVVTGMPIKIVGVAALTVLLPTLGVAVFGMDQKV